Below is a window of Impatiens glandulifera chromosome 2, dImpGla2.1, whole genome shotgun sequence DNA.
TGATCGGATAAGATCCCTGTTGGCCTCGGGCATTCTTTGATCTAACTGGTAGTACAACGCGAAAACCTTGAAAGTATATAACAATGAGGAAGACCAACACTGTTGCTAGCAAATTCGTTACGTTTGGAAGATTCTGCCTATAGAAAGCCTCTCGAAGAGCCCGGACTTTATCTGCCCTTGTTATCAATAAATGGAAGAGAGAAATAACAGCTCCTTCAAATTCAGCCCCACGCCCGCTGTTTATGGTGGTTGGGCTAAATGCTTTCCAAATAATATTCTCACAAATGTTGGTTgcaataaaaagagaaattccAGAGCCAAGTCCATATCCTTTCTGGAGTAATTCATCTAAACATATAACGATTATACCAGCAAAACAGAGTTGTAAGATAATTAGAATGGCATTGCCCACTCCAAGTTGGCCAACACTTCCATACATTCCAGATAGAACATAAGCTACTGCCTCACCAACAGCTATGAGGATTCCCAACAATTTCTGCGCACCATTTCTGAGACAAAACAAAATGGATCATTTTTATCAGTAAGATTCTGACATATTGCAATTCTAATGTTCATTCATACTTACAAGAGTGCACGATCTTCACGGACATTATTATCCACTTCAATGATCTTTGATCCGGCTAGGAGTTGCATCACTAAACCAGACGTTACAATGGGAGTGATCCCAAGCTCCATAACAGTCCCTCGATTGGAAGCCAAAATGACACGCATCCAATAGAATGGATCTGCCCCAGTTGTGGAGTGTATACCATAAAGAGGGAGCTGACTGCAAACCAGGAAAATGAATAGAGATATCACAGTGTATATGACCTTCTCTCTAAATGGAACTTTCCTATCAGCACTTTGAACTTCTGGAAGAAATGAAAGGAATGGTCGAACAAGATGAAGCACTCTAAACCCTCCTCCCATCTTTCTTTAACCTGCGCCAAACATCCATTTGATTATCGATTATTAGTATCTATCAATCACAAAGCTTTTGTTCACGTGAAAAATAAGTAGATCGATCTAGAATGGGTTCGAAACACAGAAACAGTCATCTcgaaacaaaaatcaaacaaaatactcGAGGACCCTGATGATCGATCGAGAATTAGAACTggaaaaatgagttttttatCCATTTCAACAACTACCAGAGATGAAATCACGTGAATTGAACAAATGGGTACCAAAATAAACGCAGAATTCTCTCTTTGAATCCTTAAGAGAGGAACATAACAGAATGAAAATGACATGGAATGGGGAGTGCGAGAAATCGCATCCCGAAATCGTTACCTTCGTCAAAGATCTCTTGTTATCGTCAAAGGAATCAGCTCCTTGGATTTCAAGCTCCTCTAAAGACTCCTTCCTAGATGATATAGAGAGATAAAAGAGGAGATTGCTCACGTGGCACACCTGTTACGAAGCAGCAGCCAATTAGAGAGCGCCATTCGAGAAATGACGCTGTCAGAATTTTGGAttcatttaagattttttttttcattttttcaagcCCCAATTATTGTATTGGGCtcaaatttagttatttttatcgGGCTCTAACTTGTTGATGTTATTTATGGGTTCGATCttacatttatttgattaaatggcttttttttattgttttttttttatattttttttattattttcatcttaATAACTCTTTTGAAATTGactttttaatataacttatgGTTAGTGCATGTATCATTAAGAAGAaagtgtaatatatatatagagaaaaaaaaatcaataaataagagagataatgatttatttttgtgtatatATGTCATTTCATAAGTGGGATACAGATAATGAatgtaattacatattttttcgTATATAATTTCAAACCATGTCATAGTCTCTAAATTAAAGCTCTATCCTATATAGTTGGAAGtcttaaaaataagaaagataaagttaaatgttataaaccctccaatttttttttaaaattgtattatctTTCCTccaaactaatttttatttgtttattttttacaaactaaCATTactgtttaaatttattttttattttgaattaatgttataacttattattaaatatattttaaatctaattacttatatttttatataatataattattgtcataattttaa
It encodes the following:
- the LOC124926077 gene encoding protein transport protein Sec61 subunit alpha-like; this translates as MGGGFRVLHLVRPFLSFLPEVQSADRKVPFREKVIYTVISLFIFLVCSQLPLYGIHSTTGADPFYWMRVILASNRGTVMELGITPIVTSGLVMQLLAGSKIIEVDNNVREDRALLNGAQKLLGILIAVGEAVAYVLSGMYGSVGQLGVGNAILIILQLCFAGIIVICLDELLQKGYGLGSGISLFIATNICENIIWKAFSPTTINSGRGAEFEGAVISLFHLLITRADKVRALREAFYRQNLPNVTNLLATVLVFLIVIYFQGFRVVLPVRSKNARGQQGSYPIKLFYTSNMPIILQSALVSNLYFISQLLYRRYSGNFLVNLLGKWKESEYSGQSIPVGGIAYYITAPSSLADVAANPFHALFYIVFMLSACALFSKTWIEVSGSSAKDVAKQLKEQQMVMPGHRESNLQKELNRYIPTAAAFGGMCIGALTVLADFMGAIGSGTGILLAVTIIYQYFETFEKEKATELGFFGF